A single window of Thiomicrorhabdus immobilis DNA harbors:
- a CDS encoding efflux RND transporter periplasmic adaptor subunit, translating to MQYFNQRFNLKNVGQVLFVSSLLLISSGQAQAETTTVKIGSLVSGQVTELFVEEGQTVKAGQKLLNLDGARYQAKLALLKAQQKAAKLNMDDAKIELDQALDLYDRTVTAKRTRDASQLRYDMAKANYDKARAEVAVHQAWSKYVYIKAPVKGKISKVLAPVGTTVYKENTIMLELEVQ from the coding sequence ATGCAATATTTTAATCAAAGATTTAATTTAAAAAATGTCGGCCAAGTTCTATTCGTTTCAAGCCTATTATTGATCTCTAGTGGTCAAGCTCAAGCGGAAACGACCACGGTTAAAATCGGTTCGTTGGTTTCTGGACAAGTGACCGAGTTGTTTGTTGAAGAAGGGCAAACAGTCAAAGCCGGACAGAAGCTACTGAATTTAGATGGCGCACGTTATCAAGCAAAACTTGCGTTACTTAAAGCTCAGCAAAAAGCCGCTAAGTTGAATATGGATGATGCCAAAATTGAATTGGACCAAGCATTGGACTTATATGACAGAACGGTCACGGCGAAACGAACGCGTGATGCTTCGCAGTTACGTTATGATATGGCTAAGGCTAATTATGATAAAGCTCGTGCAGAAGTGGCGGTTCACCAGGCCTGGTCGAAGTATGTTTATATTAAAGCGCCGGTAAAAGGTAAAATAAGCAAGGTATTGGCGCCAGTCGGCACTACGGTGTATAAAGAGAACACCATTATGCTTGAGTTGGAAGTGCAATAA
- the ylqF gene encoding ribosome biogenesis GTPase YlqF: MAIQWYPGHMHKAQKEVREIFNQVDVFIEVLDARIPFSSQNPLIEEIRQDKPTIKILSKTDLADPAITEIWQTHMEKQSSVKTLAFNTQNSDKREQLLSLIKKMVPEKANSVKTIHALIIGIPNVGKSTLINSITGRTIAKTGNEPAVTKNQQRIKLEDNITLIDTPGMLWPNIENENSGYRLAITGGIKETAFELPDIASYAAEYFLEAYPEKIKERFNLKELPATDMELLEAIGRQRGCLRGGGHVDLDKVSRILIMEYRDNSIGNLSLETPEMIEQEWVQVEIQRKLKEEKKQAREELKKLRRARHRKNKR; the protein is encoded by the coding sequence ATGGCCATACAATGGTACCCGGGACACATGCACAAAGCCCAAAAAGAGGTGCGTGAAATCTTTAATCAAGTCGATGTCTTTATTGAGGTTTTAGATGCCCGCATTCCTTTTAGCAGTCAAAACCCATTGATTGAAGAGATTCGTCAAGATAAGCCTACTATTAAGATTCTCAGTAAAACCGACTTGGCAGACCCGGCTATCACCGAAATATGGCAAACACACATGGAAAAACAGAGCAGTGTAAAGACCTTGGCCTTCAACACCCAAAACTCCGACAAACGTGAGCAACTGCTGAGCCTGATTAAAAAAATGGTACCTGAAAAAGCCAATAGCGTTAAAACCATTCATGCCTTGATTATCGGTATTCCCAACGTAGGTAAATCGACACTTATCAACAGCATCACCGGACGAACCATCGCTAAAACAGGGAATGAACCGGCGGTCACTAAAAACCAGCAACGCATCAAGCTTGAAGACAATATCACCTTAATCGACACTCCGGGCATGCTTTGGCCCAATATCGAAAATGAAAACAGCGGTTACCGTTTGGCGATTACCGGCGGAATCAAGGAAACCGCATTTGAATTACCCGATATTGCCTCTTACGCGGCAGAGTACTTTTTGGAAGCCTACCCTGAAAAAATTAAGGAACGCTTTAACTTGAAGGAACTGCCTGCCACGGATATGGAACTTTTAGAGGCCATTGGAAGACAACGCGGTTGCTTGCGTGGCGGCGGGCATGTCGATTTAGACAAGGTTTCACGTATCTTGATTATGGAATACCGTGATAACTCCATTGGCAATCTCTCTTTGGAAACACCTGAGATGATAGAGCAAGAGTGGGTTCAAGTTGAAATCCAACGCAAGCTTAAAGAAGAAAAGAAGCAGGCCCGAGAAGAGTTGAAGAAACTTCGCCGTGCACGCCATAGAAAGAACAAACGTTAA
- a CDS encoding DUF2066 domain-containing protein: MRSFQLLLVIMSLLLVQQVQSDDSIAMPESFFKVTLPYDALPDAPLSTVEKGGVSTSKAKDLLANQTQAAMQVLLLRLTGRNQLIRSKIGQDYIQHAKNWLASYYIKPRMEDGVTVGQNIELHFDAERLKKSFSEQHIKLWAVNQRPKTLVMGSFVQQGRLVKLNQEILDYRVDVDYRTYPQQFGLPIAIPEDRGQWVFPVEVSPGDSKVQEILIAANQHNLLSFKLVALGNSQYELTWYLFALNGSNIAQNKLTGSDRQALMQEMFVAVMQEYVKLSAVESIRKNHLYLNVHQLTYGDQVNQLEADLTAQQPMIRKVALVKLQADEVQFDIEYQGDYQAVLNWMKSWSKVSVVNALSNRQEIDVNALYQHFHPQFNNKSQSDSSAENPKVQ, translated from the coding sequence ATGAGAAGTTTTCAGCTATTATTAGTAATTATGAGTTTGTTGTTGGTACAACAAGTTCAATCCGATGATTCAATCGCCATGCCAGAGTCTTTTTTCAAGGTCACTTTACCTTATGACGCTTTACCCGATGCACCGCTTTCAACCGTTGAAAAAGGGGGCGTAAGTACCTCTAAAGCGAAAGATTTATTGGCCAATCAAACTCAGGCTGCTATGCAGGTTTTATTGTTACGCCTAACCGGACGTAACCAATTGATTCGCTCAAAAATCGGTCAAGATTACATTCAGCATGCTAAAAACTGGCTGGCAAGTTACTACATCAAACCTAGAATGGAAGATGGTGTCACTGTCGGACAAAACATCGAACTGCATTTTGATGCGGAACGACTCAAGAAATCCTTTAGTGAGCAGCATATCAAATTATGGGCGGTAAACCAGCGTCCAAAGACCTTGGTAATGGGAAGCTTTGTGCAGCAAGGACGTTTGGTCAAGTTGAACCAGGAGATTTTGGATTATCGAGTGGATGTCGACTATCGAACTTACCCCCAACAATTCGGTTTGCCGATAGCGATTCCGGAAGATAGAGGACAATGGGTTTTTCCTGTTGAAGTGAGTCCGGGTGATTCAAAGGTTCAAGAAATTCTTATCGCGGCTAATCAACATAACTTACTAAGTTTTAAGCTGGTGGCTTTAGGTAATTCCCAATATGAGTTGACTTGGTATTTGTTCGCCTTAAATGGTTCAAACATCGCGCAAAACAAATTAACGGGAAGCGATCGTCAGGCCTTGATGCAAGAGATGTTTGTTGCGGTGATGCAAGAGTATGTTAAGTTGTCGGCGGTAGAAAGCATTCGTAAAAACCACCTGTATTTAAATGTGCATCAGTTGACTTATGGTGATCAAGTCAATCAGCTTGAAGCTGACCTTACAGCACAGCAACCGATGATCCGTAAAGTCGCATTGGTGAAATTACAAGCGGATGAGGTACAGTTTGATATCGAATATCAAGGTGATTATCAGGCGGTTTTAAACTGGATGAAATCTTGGTCAAAAGTCTCTGTTGTTAACGCATTAAGCAATAGGCAAGAGATTGATGTGAATGCGCTTTATCAGCATTTCCATCCACAATTTAACAATAAATCTCAGTCGGATAGCTCGGCTGAAAACCCAAAGGTTCAATAA
- a CDS encoding PilZ domain-containing protein: protein MIQMDLEQRQSSRFSRPFLVTNHEDRDFSSPFMGFDVNLTGLSFWVDDSDFFLPGQVISVCVKNTDTQEVYCLEGIEVVHQRQEGERFLCGCHIAQVTSSQLLAHHRIVMTDANTALISMQNTELNEFDFIEDGSELSADEADFQEASMALNLAVSQLQSSRDWGKTLLKDIADTLSSAQDERVDVAEIGKLFQQFSQYYEHISDTTVALGMLAKLLAHTPNNEQDKQAWKTLVADFESRFLTEEQQIAYDFMHQGLTAEEALKLAKSYLAEL from the coding sequence ATGATTCAAATGGATTTAGAACAACGTCAATCTTCTCGTTTCTCTCGACCTTTTCTGGTTACCAATCATGAAGACCGTGATTTTTCTTCTCCTTTTATGGGCTTCGATGTCAATTTGACCGGCCTAAGCTTTTGGGTGGATGATAGTGATTTTTTTCTACCAGGCCAGGTGATTAGTGTCTGCGTGAAAAACACGGATACCCAAGAGGTCTATTGTCTAGAAGGCATTGAGGTGGTCCATCAACGCCAGGAAGGCGAACGTTTTCTATGCGGTTGCCATATTGCACAAGTGACCAGTTCACAGCTATTAGCGCATCACCGGATTGTGATGACCGATGCCAACACGGCATTGATTTCGATGCAAAATACCGAATTGAATGAATTCGACTTTATTGAAGACGGTTCCGAACTTTCGGCAGATGAAGCGGACTTCCAAGAGGCAAGCATGGCATTGAATTTGGCGGTTTCACAACTGCAGTCTAGCCGTGATTGGGGAAAAACCTTACTGAAAGATATTGCGGATACCCTAAGTTCCGCTCAAGATGAACGTGTTGATGTAGCAGAAATCGGTAAACTTTTTCAGCAGTTTTCGCAATACTATGAACATATCAGTGACACGACAGTCGCTTTAGGCATGCTCGCCAAACTATTGGCGCATACCCCCAATAATGAACAAGATAAGCAGGCCTGGAAAACATTGGTTGCTGATTTTGAATCGCGCTTTTTAACGGAAGAGCAGCAAATCGCCTACGATTTTATGCATCAAGGACTGACTGCCGAAGAGGCGCTCAAATTGGCCAAAAGTTACCTTGCCGAACTTTAA
- a CDS encoding DUF2058 domain-containing protein, with translation MAGSLFDQLKKSGLVDDKKARKAKQEQHLQNKKNRANKAKKGEAVVSEAAQLAAKAAAEKAERDRLLNLQRQQEQAQKAQQAEVKQIIESNKISGYEGELAYNFADGNSVKTLSVNQKIHKGLSNESIRIARVGSAYVLISAEAAQKIEQRDDSVLIPLAESSGIDDSLSKEDQEYYAKFAIPDDLVW, from the coding sequence ATGGCGGGATCACTATTTGATCAACTGAAAAAATCGGGTTTGGTGGATGATAAAAAGGCCAGAAAGGCCAAACAAGAGCAGCATCTACAAAACAAGAAAAATCGTGCGAATAAAGCTAAAAAGGGTGAAGCGGTTGTTAGTGAAGCCGCTCAGCTTGCCGCTAAGGCCGCCGCGGAAAAAGCCGAACGCGACCGTTTATTGAACTTACAGCGTCAGCAAGAACAGGCACAAAAAGCCCAGCAAGCGGAAGTAAAACAGATCATTGAATCCAATAAAATAAGTGGATATGAGGGGGAGCTGGCCTACAATTTCGCTGATGGCAATAGCGTGAAAACCTTGTCGGTCAATCAAAAAATCCATAAAGGCTTGAGCAATGAATCGATTCGTATCGCCCGAGTAGGGAGTGCGTATGTTCTCATTTCCGCTGAAGCCGCCCAAAAAATTGAGCAACGTGATGACAGTGTGTTGATTCCTCTTGCGGAATCTTCGGGTATTGACGATTCACTTTCCAAGGAGGACCAGGAATATTACGCTAAATTTGCGATTCCTGACGATTTGGTTTGGTAA
- the hda gene encoding DnaA regulatory inactivator Hda, which yields MFVQMPLKIGLRDDACFETFVTEKESLALALNALQSALIKDSGSAYYLYGNGGVGKTHLLQAACRFVTEHNKTSVFLPISDASLPLIADVLMGLEQMPLVCLDDIDDKIGDAKWELALANLLTKSSVQGHTVLLSGTTAINDWNIVTQELAKALMNVLPIQMQGLEDKAEVVVALQRHSAKMGFELPNEVGNFLIKQFSTDLQELLAVLKLLEQATLVEKRRLTLPFVKQVLKQN from the coding sequence ATGTTTGTACAAATGCCACTTAAAATTGGTTTAAGAGATGATGCTTGTTTTGAAACCTTTGTGACCGAAAAAGAGTCATTAGCCTTGGCATTAAATGCTTTGCAATCCGCATTGATTAAAGACAGCGGCAGTGCTTACTATCTTTACGGTAATGGTGGTGTCGGTAAAACACACTTATTGCAGGCGGCCTGTCGTTTTGTGACCGAACACAATAAAACCAGTGTGTTCTTGCCGATTAGCGATGCTAGCCTACCGTTGATTGCCGATGTGTTAATGGGCTTGGAGCAGATGCCATTGGTTTGTTTGGATGATATCGACGACAAAATCGGTGATGCGAAATGGGAGTTGGCCTTGGCCAATCTGTTAACCAAGTCGAGTGTCCAAGGGCATACCGTGTTGCTGTCAGGCACAACGGCGATCAATGATTGGAATATCGTCACCCAGGAGCTGGCAAAAGCTTTAATGAACGTATTGCCGATTCAAATGCAAGGCTTAGAAGATAAAGCGGAAGTGGTTGTCGCTTTGCAGCGCCACAGCGCCAAAATGGGATTTGAATTACCCAATGAAGTCGGCAATTTTCTGATCAAACAATTTTCAACCGATCTACAAGAGTTACTGGCGGTATTAAAGCTTTTAGAACAAGCTACATTGGTTGAAAAAAGACGTTTGACGCTGCCGTTTGTGAAACAGGTATTAAAACAAAATTAG
- a CDS encoding thioredoxin family protein, producing the protein MKMMNKFKQLLMMLLATMLITTTHQAWSADAFFDETFGNYQEDLETAKDEGKKGVFVFFHMDECPFCHRMRSTIMTEPDVIKLYKSNFMNVMHDIEGSNEIVDFDGTKGTAQSIAEKKYRVRATPVMMIFDLQGNPIVKYTGPTRTKEEFKWLAEYVIDGSYKTQSFTAYKRARKQAAR; encoded by the coding sequence ATGAAGATGATGAATAAATTTAAACAACTGTTGATGATGCTGTTGGCCACGATGCTCATCACAACAACTCACCAGGCCTGGTCGGCCGATGCATTTTTTGATGAAACTTTCGGTAATTATCAAGAAGACTTGGAAACCGCTAAAGATGAAGGGAAAAAAGGGGTTTTTGTCTTCTTCCATATGGATGAGTGTCCTTTTTGCCACCGTATGCGCTCAACGATTATGACCGAGCCGGATGTCATCAAACTTTATAAAAGTAATTTTATGAATGTCATGCATGATATTGAAGGCAGTAATGAGATTGTCGATTTTGATGGCACTAAAGGGACGGCACAAAGCATTGCCGAAAAAAAATATCGTGTACGTGCGACTCCTGTGATGATGATTTTTGATTTACAGGGAAATCCCATCGTGAAATATACCGGGCCAACTCGCACCAAAGAAGAGTTTAAATGGTTGGCCGAGTATGTGATTGATGGCAGTTATAAAACCCAATCTTTTACGGCTTACAAACGAGCTCGTAAACAAGCGGCTCGATAA
- a CDS encoding TolC family protein — translation MRKPSSQSKGMFLKLLPLSLLLIGQGYSIQGLAQEADNTPVLESQALSSSNGLPNSQLNSQPKPLGNPLPNPLTLSVLLENYANQSPEIALQLANIDMAKATLDNNQVGNRWQANIQGRLGQREFAEETQPHNLLALHVGKVIYDFDQADNQLQADSLSVEQQKVKLQLVENKQRLNVVKAYLNVLLADFQYRIDDEGMAVEYVGFDKVKDRHAIGQLSDVDLLSAEQKYQNALVKRMQAEQMQLKTRVELANTLGLPSERPDELRFPKLDSFKARSIKDVSLQALQAEVLANNQQLKVLEQAQQAQTYALQKAQNTSSPTVRADAWVGQLSSYPELREGSWKATLSVDIPLYDGGAESSATNQVQAQLAKLKAEQLQLQQALRTEVADIYFQLKLLDAEKKQHQVFGDYADLYLDYSRALYENESSTDLGDAMVRLSEANYAMVAWQFKQALLWLQLDYLQGKAVSLQAPKTTLASSDTNSTNNP, via the coding sequence TTGAGAAAGCCAAGTAGCCAATCAAAAGGCATGTTTTTAAAACTCTTACCCCTATCTCTGCTGTTAATCGGGCAAGGCTATAGCATTCAAGGTCTTGCACAGGAAGCAGACAATACGCCTGTGTTAGAGAGCCAAGCACTTTCTTCGTCTAATGGTTTGCCTAATTCACAGCTTAATTCACAGCCTAAGCCGCTAGGTAATCCACTACCGAATCCATTGACCTTGTCGGTTTTGCTTGAAAATTATGCAAATCAGTCTCCGGAAATCGCCTTGCAATTAGCCAATATCGATATGGCAAAAGCCACCTTGGACAACAACCAGGTAGGTAACCGTTGGCAGGCGAATATTCAAGGACGCTTAGGGCAACGTGAGTTTGCTGAAGAGACTCAGCCGCATAACCTTTTAGCGCTGCATGTGGGTAAGGTGATTTACGATTTTGATCAAGCAGACAACCAGCTGCAAGCCGATTCTTTAAGTGTTGAACAACAAAAAGTAAAGCTGCAACTGGTAGAAAATAAACAGCGCCTCAATGTGGTAAAAGCGTATTTGAATGTGCTTTTAGCGGATTTTCAGTACCGTATCGATGACGAGGGGATGGCGGTAGAGTATGTCGGGTTTGATAAAGTAAAAGATAGGCATGCGATAGGACAATTATCCGATGTGGATCTGTTATCTGCAGAGCAAAAATATCAAAATGCCTTGGTTAAACGTATGCAAGCTGAACAGATGCAGCTGAAAACCCGTGTCGAGTTAGCCAATACGTTAGGTTTGCCGAGTGAAAGACCCGATGAGTTACGCTTTCCAAAGTTGGATAGCTTCAAAGCCCGTTCCATTAAAGATGTCAGTTTGCAGGCTTTGCAGGCTGAGGTTTTAGCCAATAACCAGCAGTTAAAAGTCCTTGAACAAGCCCAGCAAGCACAAACTTATGCTTTGCAAAAAGCACAGAACACGTCAAGTCCTACCGTTAGGGCCGATGCATGGGTTGGGCAATTATCGAGTTATCCTGAATTGCGTGAGGGTAGCTGGAAAGCGACCTTATCGGTCGATATCCCATTGTATGATGGTGGTGCGGAAAGTTCGGCGACAAACCAGGTTCAAGCTCAATTGGCTAAGTTGAAAGCCGAGCAGTTACAGCTTCAACAAGCGTTAAGAACCGAAGTGGCAGATATCTATTTTCAGCTCAAGCTTTTGGATGCTGAGAAGAAGCAACATCAAGTATTTGGTGACTATGCGGATTTATATTTAGATTACAGCCGCGCCTTGTACGAAAATGAAAGTTCTACGGACTTGGGGGATGCGATGGTGCGTCTTTCAGAAGCCAACTACGCTATGGTGGCCTGGCAATTTAAACAAGCCTTGTTATGGTTGCAATTAGATTATTTACAAGGTAAAGCCGTGAGCTTGCAAGCACCAAAAACAACGCTAGCCAGCTCTGATACCAATTCTACAAATAACCCATAA
- a CDS encoding 23S rRNA (adenine(2030)-N(6))-methyltransferase RlmJ, with protein MLSYLHSFHAGNFADVLKHSISAHILDYLTEKPKPVFYLDTHSGTGAFSLHDNEAQKTQEYLSGIGKLWDLTAQETENLPGLVKFYIGLIRDFNLNERLDTYPGSPWFAQHLLREHDRLSLFELHPREFKTLLQNIRGDRRIKAFQKDGFHACMSQLPPKERRGYVLMDPPYEVKQDYQTATDTLIKAHAKFATGTYALWYPVVDRYRIDKIEADFVKSGIKNIQLFELGIADDKEKGMTSSGMIVINPPWTLMKQAQEALPYLAKKLAGDQGHYRCIQLVKE; from the coding sequence ATGCTGAGTTATCTACACTCATTTCATGCCGGTAACTTCGCTGATGTCTTGAAACACAGCATTAGTGCACATATTCTGGATTATTTGACCGAAAAACCCAAACCGGTTTTTTATTTAGATACCCATTCCGGGACAGGAGCCTTTTCATTACATGACAATGAGGCGCAAAAAACCCAAGAATACTTGAGTGGTATCGGCAAACTATGGGATTTAACGGCACAAGAAACGGAGAACCTACCAGGCCTGGTTAAATTCTATATTGGGTTAATCCGAGACTTTAACCTAAATGAACGATTGGACACCTACCCAGGTTCACCGTGGTTTGCACAACACCTACTCAGGGAACATGACCGTTTATCACTGTTTGAACTTCACCCAAGGGAGTTCAAGACATTGCTGCAGAACATTCGTGGCGACCGCCGTATCAAGGCCTTTCAAAAAGACGGCTTTCACGCCTGTATGAGCCAGCTCCCTCCCAAGGAAAGACGTGGTTATGTCTTGATGGATCCGCCTTATGAAGTCAAGCAAGACTACCAAACCGCAACCGATACCCTGATTAAGGCTCACGCTAAGTTTGCCACCGGTACCTATGCTTTATGGTATCCGGTGGTTGACCGCTATCGAATTGATAAAATTGAAGCGGATTTCGTTAAAAGCGGTATTAAGAATATTCAGCTATTTGAATTGGGCATTGCCGATGACAAAGAAAAAGGCATGACCTCAAGTGGCATGATTGTCATCAATCCCCCTTGGACCTTGATGAAACAAGCTCAAGAGGCGTTGCCTTATTTGGCAAAAAAACTGGCTGGCGACCAAGGACATTACCGCTGTATCCAGTTGGTTAAGGAGTAA
- a CDS encoding sensor domain-containing diguanylate cyclase produces the protein MRPILLFITRPIVISILWLGLAVSAWYTLSPFVIFEDIAQAIPWHSEHVVIAIFLILWLISLLSPRITNQLHDEIKQQAKEHKQAIKSLQKEHQEENCQIQQLMHSEQFAFWEWNIKTNEVQFSPQWKKMIGLADYDALNNLRDLQQRVHPKDEQAVQHEILKVLSGKQKLFECTHRVQHEDGHYIWVHDKGQVFEGADGHIEKLFAIRLDVSEQKWIESELEIDSILIEHASEGIAVAREDMKILHCNKALSQTLKKTKEQLENSDLIDLVNSLQNKPDDSIVKALETQGFWRGELSLFDDKNEILLASRVSIKKIFHDTTQTINYSFIHSDITDLKRTQTALDTLANVDSVTGLANRHKLYNILETALKSEHEVTLMFLDLDNFKNVNDSLGHDIGDLLLKAVGKEIRKLIPSKALLARVGGDEFVFYYEQGLSSLTSTEIAQRITDRLKQPFHIKGHEIRIGSSIGIAHYPQQSFDRQSLLKASDMAMYHAKRAGKGQFCEFSDHLDEDDNETT, from the coding sequence ATGCGGCCTATACTTCTATTTATAACTCGTCCCATCGTCATTTCCATATTATGGTTAGGCCTTGCGGTGAGTGCATGGTACACACTATCTCCTTTTGTTATATTCGAAGATATTGCGCAAGCCATTCCTTGGCATTCTGAACATGTTGTTATCGCAATTTTTCTGATTCTTTGGTTGATTTCATTATTATCCCCTAGAATCACCAATCAGCTCCACGATGAGATTAAACAACAGGCTAAAGAGCATAAACAGGCGATAAAATCCCTACAGAAAGAGCATCAAGAAGAAAATTGTCAAATACAGCAATTAATGCATAGTGAACAATTTGCCTTTTGGGAGTGGAATATAAAGACCAATGAAGTGCAATTTTCGCCACAATGGAAAAAAATGATTGGCCTGGCGGACTATGACGCACTCAACAATCTGCGTGACCTTCAGCAACGTGTACACCCAAAAGATGAACAGGCTGTACAACATGAAATTTTAAAGGTATTGAGCGGCAAACAAAAGCTATTTGAATGCACACACCGTGTTCAACATGAAGATGGTCATTACATTTGGGTACATGATAAAGGCCAAGTATTCGAAGGTGCAGATGGCCATATTGAAAAACTTTTTGCGATCCGTTTGGATGTCAGCGAACAGAAATGGATAGAATCTGAACTGGAAATCGATTCAATCCTGATTGAACACGCTTCGGAAGGCATCGCGGTGGCGCGTGAAGACATGAAAATCCTGCATTGTAACAAAGCGTTAAGCCAAACCTTAAAGAAAACCAAAGAGCAGCTAGAGAATTCCGATTTAATCGACTTGGTAAATAGCCTGCAAAATAAACCCGATGATTCAATTGTTAAGGCCCTAGAAACCCAAGGTTTTTGGCGTGGTGAACTCAGTTTGTTTGATGATAAAAATGAAATCCTGTTGGCAAGTCGTGTCAGTATTAAAAAAATCTTTCACGATACAACGCAAACCATCAATTACAGTTTTATCCACTCAGATATCACCGATTTGAAACGAACCCAAACCGCATTGGATACCCTGGCCAATGTCGACAGCGTCACGGGGTTGGCTAACCGTCACAAACTCTACAATATCTTGGAAACCGCCTTAAAATCAGAGCACGAAGTCACGTTGATGTTCTTGGATTTGGATAATTTTAAAAACGTCAACGACTCTCTGGGGCATGACATTGGAGACCTGTTGCTGAAAGCAGTCGGTAAAGAGATCCGTAAACTTATCCCAAGTAAAGCCTTATTGGCTCGTGTGGGTGGTGATGAATTTGTCTTTTACTATGAGCAAGGTTTAAGTAGCCTAACGTCCACTGAAATAGCGCAACGTATCACCGATAGGCTAAAACAGCCTTTCCATATAAAAGGCCATGAAATCAGAATCGGTTCGAGTATCGGTATTGCCCATTACCCACAGCAAAGTTTTGACCGTCAATCACTTCTTAAAGCCTCCGACATGGCGATGTACCATGCTAAACGAGCCGGTAAAGGTCAATTTTGTGAATTCTCCGATCATTTGGATGAAGATGATAATGAAACCACTTAA
- a CDS encoding TlpA disulfide reductase family protein encodes MKVQQWVLTLSIAVFSLFASVQYAYAQESNTDSATNVEFVDLDGKSSFLSDYKGKWVIINLWATWCPPCLVEIPDLVLFHEEHKDKDAVVIGVNYEANDPQKVKAFAESQMINYPVVRFKGKVDGRTTPFGDLKGLPTTYMVTPEGDLVAARVGMVDQKMLETFIERYSAIQAKKTTDTK; translated from the coding sequence ATGAAAGTTCAACAGTGGGTATTAACTCTTTCAATAGCGGTATTTTCGTTGTTTGCCAGTGTACAGTATGCTTATGCGCAAGAGTCGAACACCGATTCAGCAACAAATGTCGAGTTTGTCGATTTAGATGGTAAATCAAGCTTTCTATCAGATTATAAAGGCAAGTGGGTCATTATCAATCTATGGGCGACTTGGTGTCCTCCTTGTTTGGTTGAGATTCCGGATTTGGTTTTGTTTCATGAAGAGCATAAAGACAAAGATGCGGTGGTGATTGGCGTTAATTATGAGGCGAATGATCCGCAAAAAGTAAAAGCGTTTGCCGAATCACAAATGATTAATTATCCTGTGGTACGATTCAAAGGCAAAGTCGATGGACGAACCACCCCTTTTGGAGATTTGAAAGGCTTGCCAACTACCTATATGGTGACACCAGAAGGTGATTTGGTTGCAGCGCGTGTTGGTATGGTTGACCAGAAGATGTTAGAAACGTTTATTGAACGTTACAGCGCTATTCAAGCTAAAAAAACGACGGATACTAAATGA